A genomic stretch from Hemicordylus capensis ecotype Gifberg chromosome 1, rHemCap1.1.pri, whole genome shotgun sequence includes:
- the ZNF804A gene encoding zinc finger protein 804A isoform X4: MFRSTTVTIRDNFNEIPPSAAISSAKKEQEFDLALLHSSKAAGNVASVASFSLESANDSKPDNNKLGDQIQGPHGHKVGFSFAFPKKASVKLESSAAAFYEYNDETSAEHGISRRSRFVPGPSNLQASSEEETILCSEEKPSSVVPLMEKHADKTEPTPVQDLNEPPSEENIVQEATALSPPVAPLKESGLSDLDSVYGNVDSATLTDETLSRVALGNQAVPAESNSDENTGNKCTGFPVSEDCLSQQEIQEENDQNLGSDSPTTEIEIKKSSTDGQIPANSEGETIALPCKQDSQKRPCEPFVPVFNKHGSSILQWPSEMLIYTNTEPSISYSCNPLCFDFRSSRSGECLDKNKLQSNTSNSPHKTEITQGLVLDYTNTSLSVHADCATDTNAHPYNDTMSVTTDVSLAEGCDSDEKPEKIGFDALQKSGGKETPHQCIQESSSTDEQQNNSWIKRTHEKCFYKNRKRKRRRKLCYYHYGVTTEAGTEISPIVEQQSNLADADKRQKPHNILEQSLGEHGVGDSIAEVLQQSSETLGAENSDHGRNISMSTHVCENQSPDSVCNTKDDMDYCNLWRRSKPVSHRQSKQAGLNPGICNSVHSRAFCTWSIRRSSSSPDHKHFGHYPDEKCVAQTQPLKRAYHSLLDEPERSHRKRKHHMHSCSSDESSNAQNCFSEENLRRTSNLSTPCKPKRKRRRKRTRIHHVFKKRATRRDSSVKSPTGVSVFNNPPQISTQDNTQQTQPPPITNYANNDEKTVQPVESQTAPQSEHLLSLENIQGSNCSVTENAPSLKEFIYSASPITEQSVLAMAKPRNMLEEEEKHEHVSVPESQAPNKVPSTERNLDQPPPKTYLCHYEVAETVPQEKLNPSANEWLRYNPGIFNTAPTLPFKEAHINSHAFLTTEQILTPFTLPEHALLLPPENHDKFKDLQCEAYHQIFQQNMLASKMKLTFPPAAIQPPNAPLQPLPLQQPLCSTSITTIHHTVLQQQAAAAAAAAAAAASTFKVLQPHQQFLSQVPTLSRTPLPHLSVGPRLCPAGHTTIVGPPQMPLIPASILHPNHFAFPPLPHTLFPSLLSPHPAVIPLQPLF; encoded by the coding sequence ATGTTCAGATCCACAACTGTTACCATCCGAGATAATTTTAACGAAATCCCTCCAAGTGCTGCCATCAGCTCGGCTAAGAAAGAGCAAGAGTTTGACTTGGCATTATTGCACAGCTCAAAGGCTGCTGGCAATGTGGCATCTGTGGCTTCTTTCTCACTGGAAAGTGCAAATGACAGCAAGCCAGACAATAACAAGCTTGGGGATCAAATACAGGGACCCCATGGACATAAAGTGGGATTCTCATTTGCTTTCCCCAAGAAAGCATCAGTCAAGCTAGAATCCTCAGCTGCTGCTTTCTATGAGTATAATGATGAAACATCTGCTGAGCATGGAATTAGCAGGAGAAGTCGGTTTGTTCCTGGGCCTTCTAATCTTCAGGCTTCCTCAGAGGAAGAAACCATTCTGTGCTCTGAGGAGAAACCTAGCTCTGTGGTTCCACTGATGGAAAAACATGCCGACAAAACAGAACCTACCCCAGTTCAGGACTTAAATGAACCACCCAGTGAGGAGAATATAGTCCAGGAGGCTACAGCATTAAGTCCCCCTGTGGCTCCTTTGAAAGAGTCTGGGCTTAGTGATTTGGATAGTGTTTATGGTAATGTGGATTCAGCAACCTTGACTGATGAAACCCTCTCCAGAGTTGCCCTTGGGAACCAAGCCGTCCCTGCAGAAAGCAACAGTGATGAGAACACAGGAAACAAATGCACAGGTTTCCCTGTCAGTGAAGATTGTTTATCACAGCAGGAAATCCAGGAAGAAAATGATCAGAACCTTGGTAGCGATTCACCCACCactgaaattgaaattaaaaaatcATCCACTGATGGACAGATTCCAGCAAATTCAGAAGGGGAAACGATAGCTTTGCCTTGCAAACAAGACTCACAAAAAAGACCCTGTGAGCCGTTTGTTCCTGTGTTTAACAAACATGGATCAAGCATTCTTCAGTGGCCATCTGAAATGCTAATTTACACAAACACAGAACCATCTATTTCATATAGCTGTAATCCCTTATGTTTTGACTTCAGATCATCAAGATCAGGCGAATGCCTAGACAAAAATAAGCTTCAATCAAATACATCTAATTCTCCCCATAAGACTGAAATCACCCAGGGCTTGGTTTTAGATTATACAAATACATCTCTTTCAGTGCATGCTGATTGTGCAACTGACACGAATGCACATCCATACAATGATACAATGTCAGTTACAACAGATGTTTCTTTAGCAGAAGGTTGTGATTCTGATGAAAAACCAGAAAAAATAGGCTTCGATgctttgcagaagtcagggggAAAAGAAACCCCGCACCAATGTATACAAGAGAGCTCATCCACTGATGAACAACAAAACAACAGCTGGATCAAAAGAACACATGAAAAGTGCTTTTATAAAAACCgaaagaggaaaaggaggagaaagctATGTTATTACCATTATGGAGTAACGACTGAGGCAGGTACTGAAATTTCTCCAATTGTTGAACAGCAAAGTAATTTGGCTGATGCTGATAAACGTCAGAAGCCTCATAATATTCTGGAACAAAGCCTCGGTGAACATGGAGTGGGAGATTCGATAGCAGAAGTGTTACAACAGTCATCTGAAACTCTTGGGGCTGAGAACAGTGACCACGGTAGAAACATATCTATGTCTACACATGTTTGTGAGAACCAAAGTCCAGACTCAGTTTGCAACACAAAAGATGATATGGATTATTGCAATCTGTGGAGGAGGAGCAAGCCAGTTTCTCACAGACAATCAAAGCAAGCAGGTTTGAATCCCGGAATATGCAATTCAGTGCACTCTAGAGCATTTTGTACTTGGAGTATTCGAAGATCAAGCAGTAGTCCAGACCATAAACACTTTGGCCATTATCCTGATGAAAAATGTGTGGCTCAGACACAGCCTTTAAAGAGAGCCTATCATTCTCTCTTAGATGAACCAGAGAGATCTCATCGAAAACGAAAGCATCATATGCACTCTTGTTCATCAGATGAAAGTTCAAATGCTCAGAACTGCTTCTCAGAAGAGAATTTGAGGCGAACAAGTAACTTATCAACACCTTGTAAACCCAAACGGAAACgaaggagaaagagaacaagaattcATCATGTGTTTAAAAAGAGGGCAACACGAAGGGATTCCAGTGTCAAGTCCCCAACAGGGGTCTCTGTGTTCAATAATCCTCCCCAAATATCGACTCAAGATAACACGCAGCAAACACAACCCCCgcccatcacaaactatgcaaatAATGATGAAAAAACAGTACAACCAGTGGAAAGCCAAACAGCCCCGCAATCTGAACATTTACTTTCATTAGAAAATATCCAAGGATCAAACTGTTCTGTTACAGAGAATGCTCCATCTCTGAAGGAATTcatatattctgcttctcctaTTACTGAACAGAGTGTTCTGGCAATGGCGAAACCCAGGAATAtgctggaagaggaagaaaaacatgAACATGTGAGTGTTCCTGAAAGCCAAGCTCCTAATAAAGTGCCCAGTACTGAAAGAAACCTAGATCAGCCTCCCCCTAAGACATATCTGTGCCATTATGAAGTGGCTGAGACTGTACCACAAGAGAAACTAAACCCATCCGCCAATGAATGGCTGCGGTATAACCCGGGCATATTTAATACTGCTCCTACTTTGCCCTTTAAAGAAGCACATATAAACAGCCATGCTTTCTTAACCACAGAACAAATACTCACCCCATTCACCTTGCCTGAACATGCACTGCTCTTGCCCCCAGAAAACCACGACAAATTCAAAGATCTTCAGTGTGAGGCCTACCACCAGATCTTCCAGCAAAACATGCTAGCCAGCAAGATGAAGCTGACCTTCCCTCCCGCTGCAATCCAGCCTCCCAATGCTCCTCTGCAGCCCTTGCCTTTGCAGCAGCCACTATGTTCTACCTCGATCACCACAATCCATCACACTGTTTTGCaacagcaggcagcagctgccgctgctgctgccgctgcagcAGCAAGTACATTTAAGGTCCTTCAGCCTCACCAACAGTTCCTTTCGCAAGTCCCAACTCTTTCACGGACACCTTTACCTCACCTGTCTGTTGGGCCAAGGCTTTGTCCTGCAGGCCACACAACGATTGTTGGTCCACCCCAAATGCCACTCATCCCAGCTTCAATTCTTCACCCCAACcattttgctttcccccctttgcCACACACACTGTTTCCCTCACTCCTGTCACCACACCCTGCAGTCATTCCTTTGCAGCCACTCTTCTAG